Proteins encoded together in one Streptomyces sp. B1I3 window:
- a CDS encoding MarR family winged helix-turn-helix transcriptional regulator produces the protein MHGSGSGSEPGAPSGSGVDHEFLALERELSVFLRRARANSGEMAREVHPDLEAAAYGLLVRLESAGRQRATDLAAYFGVGKATMSRQLRALETLGLVAREDDPADGRASLVHLTDEGLARFRSVRDARRGRYARKLADWDRAEVAELARLLHHLNARAED, from the coding sequence GTGCACGGGAGTGGAAGCGGAAGTGAACCCGGTGCACCGTCCGGGAGTGGTGTGGACCACGAGTTCCTCGCGCTCGAGCGCGAGTTGTCGGTCTTTCTGCGCAGGGCGCGGGCCAATTCGGGGGAGATGGCCCGCGAGGTCCACCCCGACCTGGAGGCCGCGGCCTACGGCCTGCTCGTCCGGCTCGAGTCCGCCGGCCGCCAGCGCGCCACCGATCTCGCCGCCTACTTCGGAGTGGGCAAGGCGACCATGAGCCGCCAGCTGCGGGCCCTGGAGACCCTCGGCCTGGTGGCGCGCGAGGACGACCCGGCGGACGGCCGCGCCTCACTCGTCCACCTCACCGACGAGGGCCTCGCCCGCTTCCGCAGCGTGCGGGACGCCCGCCGTGGCCGGTACGCCCGGAAGCTGGCGGACTGGGACCGGGCCGAGGTCGCCGAGCTCGCACGGCTCCTGCACCACCTGAACGCCCGCGCCGAGGACTGA
- a CDS encoding lysozyme, whose translation MPVLRPGTTTSRRSHIAAAGALLAALSLLIALPGAASADATAVPDRGTARMGQGVIAHDGRQTGDTTGTDAVQTEGVDVSSHQGNVAWSTLWNSGVKWAYVKATEGTYYKNTYFTQQYTGSYNVGMIRGTYHFATPDTTSGAAQANYFVDNGGGWSRDGRTLPGVLDIEWNPYGAACYGKTQAGMVAWIRDFVNTYKARTGRDAVIYTATSWWKDCTGNNSGFGATNPLWVARYNTTVGELPAGWSYYTMWQYTSSGPTVGDHNHFNGALDRVVALANG comes from the coding sequence ATGCCCGTGCTCAGACCCGGAACCACGACATCCCGCCGCTCGCACATCGCCGCGGCGGGAGCGCTCCTCGCCGCCCTCTCCCTCCTGATCGCCCTGCCCGGGGCGGCATCCGCCGACGCCACCGCCGTTCCCGATCGCGGCACGGCCAGGATGGGCCAGGGCGTCATCGCGCACGACGGCCGGCAGACCGGCGACACCACCGGCACCGACGCCGTCCAGACCGAAGGCGTGGACGTCAGCAGCCACCAGGGCAACGTCGCCTGGTCGACCCTCTGGAACAGCGGCGTGAAGTGGGCCTATGTGAAGGCCACCGAGGGGACGTACTACAAGAACACGTACTTCACGCAGCAGTACACCGGTTCGTACAACGTCGGCATGATCCGGGGCACGTACCACTTCGCCACCCCGGACACCACGAGCGGAGCCGCCCAGGCCAACTACTTCGTGGACAACGGGGGCGGGTGGTCGAGGGACGGAAGGACGCTGCCGGGCGTGCTCGACATCGAGTGGAACCCGTACGGCGCCGCGTGCTACGGCAAGACCCAGGCCGGCATGGTCGCCTGGATCCGCGACTTCGTGAACACCTACAAGGCCCGCACCGGACGCGACGCGGTGATCTACACCGCGACCAGCTGGTGGAAGGACTGCACGGGCAACAACTCCGGCTTCGGCGCCACCAACCCGCTCTGGGTGGCCCGGTACAACACCACCGTCGGTGAACTGCCGGCCGGCTGGAGCTACTACACGATGTGGCAGTACACCTCGTCCGGCCCCACGGTCGGCGACCACAACCACTTCAACGGCGCCCTCGACCGCGTGGTGGCGCTCGCGAACGGCTGA
- a CDS encoding roadblock/LC7 domain-containing protein, whose translation MTAPSTFGLSAEARNLHWLLSNLVEEVPGVHSVTVVSSDGLMLLSSDPGLATAKAAGRQEGPKGSSADLATIVSGIGSLTIGAAKLMDGGGVKQTMVAMDEGSVFVMSISDGSLLGVHATPDCDMSVVAYHMALFVGRAGHVLTPELRSELRKSMESAQ comes from the coding sequence TTGACTGCACCCAGCACATTCGGGCTGAGCGCCGAGGCCCGGAACCTTCACTGGTTGCTGAGCAATCTCGTGGAGGAGGTGCCAGGGGTCCACTCGGTCACCGTCGTCTCGTCCGACGGGCTGATGCTGCTCTCCTCGGACCCCGGCCTCGCGACAGCCAAGGCGGCAGGGCGGCAGGAAGGCCCCAAGGGCTCCAGCGCCGACCTCGCCACCATCGTCTCCGGCATCGGTTCCCTCACGATCGGCGCCGCGAAGCTGATGGACGGCGGCGGCGTCAAGCAGACGATGGTCGCCATGGACGAGGGCAGTGTCTTCGTCATGTCGATCAGTGACGGTTCCCTGCTCGGCGTGCACGCCACGCCCGACTGCGACATGAGCGTCGTCGCCTACCACATGGCGCTCTTCGTCGGCCGTGCCGGACACGTACTCACCCCCGAACTCCGCAGCGAGCTGCGCAAATCGATGGAGAGCGCCCAGTGA
- a CDS encoding DUF742 domain-containing protein, whose protein sequence is MTSAAEPVRRLPVRGADRKPARVRPYSLTGGRTRFGHVLLVETFVAALEAPEERRELTNGNLASRVMPELRAIVELCRRMRTVAEISALLRMPLGVVRVLLSDLADQGKIRVYGTGHGAGQPDRALLERVLNGLRRL, encoded by the coding sequence GTGACGTCAGCTGCTGAACCCGTACGCAGGCTCCCCGTCCGGGGGGCCGACCGCAAGCCCGCGCGGGTCCGCCCGTACTCCCTCACCGGCGGCCGCACCCGCTTCGGCCACGTCCTGCTCGTCGAGACGTTCGTCGCCGCGCTGGAGGCCCCCGAGGAGCGCCGGGAACTGACGAACGGCAACCTCGCCTCACGTGTCATGCCGGAGCTCCGCGCCATCGTCGAGCTCTGCCGTCGTATGCGTACGGTCGCGGAGATCTCCGCCCTGCTGAGGATGCCGCTCGGCGTGGTCAGGGTGCTGCTCAGCGACTTGGCCGACCAGGGAAAGATCCGCGTGTACGGAACCGGCCACGGCGCCGGCCAGCCCGACCGCGCACTGCTCGAAAGGGTGCTCAATGGACTCCGCCGTCTCTGA
- a CDS encoding ATP/GTP-binding protein: MDSAVSEAPLFAPRQPGPQDQTDEAVQAWQLDHTRAPIATKIVVAGGFGVGKTTFVHSVSEITPLQTEALMTQASEATDDLSATPDKITTTVAMDFGRLTLDDDLVLYVFGTPGQQRFWFMWDDIVRGAIGAIVLADTRRLADCFAALDYFESCGLPYIVAVNHFEGTPGYEEQDVRDALTVPPQVPVVIMDARKRVTVVESLLALVGHALDATPA, translated from the coding sequence ATGGACTCCGCCGTCTCTGAGGCGCCGCTCTTCGCCCCGCGTCAGCCGGGGCCGCAGGACCAGACCGACGAAGCGGTGCAGGCCTGGCAGCTGGACCACACCCGGGCGCCGATCGCCACCAAGATCGTGGTGGCGGGCGGGTTCGGCGTGGGCAAGACGACCTTCGTCCATTCGGTCTCCGAGATAACCCCGCTCCAGACCGAAGCGCTGATGACACAGGCCAGCGAGGCCACCGACGACCTCAGTGCCACGCCGGACAAGATCACCACGACCGTCGCCATGGACTTCGGCCGCCTCACGCTCGACGACGACCTCGTGCTGTACGTCTTCGGCACACCCGGCCAGCAGCGGTTCTGGTTCATGTGGGACGACATCGTGCGCGGTGCGATCGGCGCGATCGTGCTCGCCGACACCCGTCGCCTCGCCGACTGCTTCGCGGCGCTCGACTACTTCGAAAGCTGCGGGCTTCCGTACATCGTCGCCGTCAACCACTTCGAGGGAACGCCCGGTTACGAGGAGCAGGACGTCAGGGACGCCCTGACCGTTCCGCCGCAGGTGCCTGTCGTGATCATGGACGCGCGCAAGAGGGTCACGGTCGTCGAGTCGCTGCTCGCCCTGGTGGGGCACGCCCTCGACGCCACGCCCGCCTAG
- a CDS encoding nitrate- and nitrite sensing domain-containing protein produces the protein MQKKRPRSKDGTREETGAMAPAAGDGKRTVRVRSRLVAGVAVVGITVIAAGAPAALGASADLNESQRLVTLAELNQQAISLAHSLADERDEVTAHIAAGREDDDGKDGESGPAGPAARVDQQVDEIHEAAPAALRRDLSTIASLRRTALTGKGSAMEAYQAYTEVITKLHDLAAELADRTPPRAADATRAPLALGGAVEQASATRGLLVAALSVPGAEPADPQIDPYTGLPVQTRDEGAGEDDRNRDELSAAAQQARVRELASLADFDQAAGPVARDKLASTVTGPEVNSAEKYLTRLTDRPELSDSDRKSDREKVGSALSARIDRMRSVESALGTAQVKRLEQLRDDDVTALELRLALLGGCVLIAVGVSTAVARTLTQPLAVLRIGAARIAAEPETAEPVRYNGRNDEFAQVVRSINSLHGKLYGLHHDITGRLEALQTERAELITGREALILQRAELQVQAAELATQLEQLKNTVHHTFVNLSLRTLGLVERQLGVIEGLEDREQDPERLATLFKLDHMATVMRRHSENMLVLAGAEHGHGHAGPIPLVDVLRAAVSEIERYERVTIQSLPPHAQIAGFAADDLSHLVAELLENATSFSPPDSHVELSGWLLETGEVMLSVQDEGIGMSAVRMSELNARLADPASFEAGEQAADGAGLGLQVTSLLAARHGVRVQLREQKGSGVTVVVVLPQALLPKAPPTASPPPVQMPGDAPTLNLPGSVAEANSNALPQRSAGVLPDPLIAAAERTVRDSGAPEPAAPQPAPEAPAPAPLPDEPAAGELRDAEPAPEAPAPGAPAPAESPAETTMQFRMPGLHGAPEREDAPVRPDPAASQDAPGPYAVGPDRHERAADTSPAAAAAAPPVADALPGPRQPLTGLGEEVPDPAPSPARVTDKGLPKRTPKIVAPTAAPVTGRKGGVDKEALRRKLGGFHQGAKNGRRDVEAEITGDTDAESADRNDHTDLTGRTGGRIDETGDTVEEARS, from the coding sequence GTGCAGAAGAAGCGGCCTCGGAGCAAGGACGGCACGCGCGAGGAGACCGGGGCGATGGCTCCGGCCGCGGGTGACGGCAAGCGGACCGTTCGGGTACGCAGCCGGCTCGTCGCCGGCGTCGCCGTCGTCGGGATCACCGTCATCGCGGCGGGCGCGCCGGCGGCCCTCGGTGCCTCCGCCGATCTCAACGAGTCCCAGCGGCTCGTCACGCTCGCCGAACTCAACCAGCAGGCGATCTCCCTCGCGCACTCCCTCGCGGACGAGCGCGACGAGGTCACCGCCCACATCGCGGCCGGCCGCGAGGACGACGACGGCAAGGACGGCGAGAGCGGTCCCGCCGGCCCCGCGGCCCGTGTCGACCAGCAGGTGGACGAGATCCACGAGGCGGCCCCCGCCGCGCTGCGCCGCGACCTCTCCACCATCGCCTCGCTGCGCCGCACGGCCCTGACGGGCAAGGGCTCGGCGATGGAGGCCTACCAGGCCTACACCGAGGTCATCACCAAGCTGCACGACCTCGCCGCCGAGCTCGCCGACAGGACCCCGCCGCGTGCCGCCGACGCCACCCGCGCACCGCTCGCACTCGGAGGCGCCGTCGAGCAGGCGTCCGCGACCCGGGGCCTCCTCGTGGCCGCGCTCTCCGTGCCCGGTGCGGAGCCGGCCGACCCGCAGATCGATCCCTACACGGGGCTGCCGGTGCAGACGCGGGACGAGGGCGCCGGCGAGGACGACCGCAACCGGGACGAGCTGAGCGCCGCCGCCCAGCAGGCGCGGGTCCGTGAACTGGCCTCCCTCGCCGACTTCGACCAGGCCGCCGGGCCCGTCGCACGGGACAAGCTCGCCTCCACGGTCACCGGGCCCGAGGTCAACAGCGCGGAGAAGTACCTCACCCGGCTCACGGACCGCCCCGAGTTGTCCGACTCGGACCGGAAGTCCGACCGCGAGAAGGTGGGTTCGGCGCTCTCCGCCCGCATCGACCGCATGCGGAGCGTCGAATCGGCGCTGGGCACGGCCCAGGTCAAGCGCCTGGAGCAGCTGCGGGACGACGACGTCACCGCTCTCGAACTCAGGCTCGCGCTGCTCGGCGGCTGCGTGCTGATCGCCGTCGGTGTCTCCACCGCCGTCGCACGGACCCTGACCCAGCCGCTCGCCGTCCTGCGGATCGGTGCCGCCCGCATCGCCGCCGAACCCGAGACCGCGGAACCCGTCCGCTACAACGGGCGCAACGACGAGTTCGCGCAGGTCGTCCGCTCCATCAACAGCCTGCACGGCAAGCTGTACGGGCTGCACCACGACATCACGGGCCGCCTGGAGGCGCTGCAGACCGAGCGCGCCGAGCTGATCACGGGCCGCGAGGCCCTGATCCTGCAGCGCGCCGAACTCCAGGTCCAGGCCGCCGAGCTCGCCACCCAGCTCGAGCAACTGAAGAACACGGTCCACCACACCTTCGTCAACCTCTCGCTGCGCACCCTGGGGCTCGTGGAGCGCCAGCTCGGTGTCATCGAGGGCCTGGAGGACCGGGAGCAGGACCCGGAGCGCCTCGCGACGCTCTTCAAGCTGGACCACATGGCCACCGTCATGCGGCGCCACAGCGAGAACATGCTGGTCCTCGCGGGCGCCGAGCACGGCCACGGGCACGCGGGCCCGATCCCGCTCGTCGACGTACTGCGCGCCGCCGTCAGCGAGATCGAGCGGTACGAGCGGGTGACGATCCAGTCCCTGCCGCCGCACGCCCAGATCGCGGGCTTCGCCGCCGACGACCTGAGTCACCTGGTCGCCGAACTCCTGGAGAACGCGACCTCGTTCTCGCCGCCCGACTCGCATGTCGAACTGTCCGGCTGGCTGCTGGAGACCGGTGAGGTGATGCTCTCCGTACAGGACGAGGGCATCGGCATGTCGGCGGTCCGGATGAGCGAGCTCAATGCCAGGCTGGCCGACCCGGCATCGTTCGAGGCGGGTGAGCAGGCGGCGGACGGGGCAGGACTGGGACTTCAGGTGACCTCACTGCTGGCGGCACGCCACGGTGTGCGGGTCCAGTTGCGCGAGCAGAAGGGGAGCGGGGTGACCGTCGTCGTCGTACTCCCGCAGGCTCTGCTGCCGAAGGCACCGCCCACCGCGTCCCCGCCGCCCGTGCAGATGCCCGGGGACGCGCCGACGCTGAATCTGCCGGGCTCGGTCGCCGAAGCCAACTCCAACGCGCTGCCGCAGCGTTCGGCAGGCGTGCTCCCGGATCCGCTGATCGCGGCGGCCGAGCGGACGGTACGCGACTCGGGCGCACCGGAGCCCGCCGCACCGCAGCCCGCCCCCGAGGCGCCCGCTCCGGCCCCGCTGCCGGACGAGCCCGCTGCCGGTGAGCTTCGTGACGCCGAGCCCGCTCCCGAGGCGCCGGCTCCCGGGGCACCCGCTCCCGCCGAGTCCCCGGCCGAGACCACGATGCAGTTCCGCATGCCCGGTCTGCACGGCGCCCCCGAGCGGGAGGACGCCCCCGTGCGGCCGGACCCGGCCGCGTCGCAGGACGCGCCGGGACCGTACGCCGTCGGCCCCGACCGTCACGAGCGGGCCGCCGACACGAGCCCCGCGGCCGCCGCTGCCGCCCCGCCCGTCGCCGACGCCCTCCCGGGCCCCCGGCAGCCCCTGACCGGGCTGGGCGAGGAGGTGCCCGACCCGGCACCCTCGCCCGCACGCGTCACCGACAAGGGACTGCCCAAGCGCACGCCCAAGATCGTGGCCCCCACAGCCGCCCCGGTCACCGGCCGCAAGGGCGGTGTGGACAAGGAAGCCCTGCGCCGCAAGCTCGGCGGCTTCCACCAGGGCGCGAAGAACGGCCGGCGCGACGTCGAGGCCGAGATCACCGGGGACACGGACGCGGAGAGCGCGGACCGCAACGACCACACCGACCTGACCGGCCGTACCGGCGGTCGCATCGATGAGACGGGGGACACAGTCGAGGAGGCACGCAGTTGA